The following are encoded together in the Candidatus Omnitrophota bacterium genome:
- the hisI gene encoding phosphoribosyl-AMP cyclohydrolase gives MIPEKIKITPQTLKKLKFNNDGLIPTIVQDYKTKDVLMLAYMNIESLKKTIKDKKTCFWSRSRKEYWTKGMTSGHFQFVKGIYYDCDCDTLLVTVRQIGGACHTGKTSCFYRKIN, from the coding sequence ATGATCCCAGAAAAAATAAAAATTACACCACAAACATTAAAAAAACTAAAATTCAATAACGATGGCCTTATTCCAACTATTGTTCAAGACTACAAAACAAAAGATGTTCTTATGCTTGCATACATGAACATAGAATCATTAAAAAAAACTATTAAAGACAAAAAAACTTGTTTCTGGTCAAGATCACGCAAAGAATATTGGACGAAAGGCATGACATCTGGTCATTTTCAATTTGTTAAAGGAATTTATTACGATTGTGACTGTGACACGCTTTTAGTTACTGTTCGCCAAATTGGCGGCGCATGCCACACAGGAAAAACGAGTTGTTTTTACAGAAAGATTAACTAG